The Pochonia chlamydosporia 170 chromosome 1, whole genome shotgun sequence genome window below encodes:
- a CDS encoding yebO-like protein domain-containing protein yields MIFSIIGTFIANLIKITAVVTLICCWDSVLPNRTQITREEASLPGKAVSYIFRATREYAVRLMKFLCNLFPSIRQPISATTNTASSPQTPQGGSYQNNHAAPIVHRQSRGKEKCLLDAQHCRAIAAQCKFYEDTHAASTEEMTLKYCAQHNDCLLEQNKLKTSILDQRKHQNRLLNRITSLEREKQQKQAQITELADFISGCSWRRDDFTRQLEHRARITHTAYRLVDEKLAEIQAQYHTIQNAYRGGQLEFDEREQAHIVALDHNERDNRLGRRIQAGFWRTFKNGLTRLVDAVDSDCKNLPLTPAVLQEIELAKKRLQPELAAVRGHSESGNEAMSQLEREKQAWDTAEKKMLDGMKMEEDHSENILTHVGSSKDGMAARNRHRTRFDEFDTVRTGGAEVKPVDVKEARPPGRGQPKKTLERFSKPREQRERENSLQTEA; encoded by the exons ATGATTTTCTCAATAATAGGCACATTCATTGCCAACTTGATCAAGATCACTGCCGTGGTTACTCTCATATGCTGCTGGGACAGTGTATTACCAAATCGCACTCAAATCACGAGAGAAGAGGCGTCGTTGCCTGGTAAAGCCGTTTCTTATATCTTCCGTGCGACAAGGGAGTATGCGGTGCGACTT ATGAAGTTTCTGTGTAATTTATTCCCGTCTATTAGGCAACCGATATCTGCAACCACAAATACAGCATCGAG TCCTCAAACGCCCCAAGGAGGCTCATATCAAAACAACCATGCTGCACCAATCGTACATCGACAATCTCgtggaaaagaaaaatgtCTACTAGACGCTCAGCACTGCCGTGCTATAGCCGCTCAGTGCAAGTTTTATGAAGACACACACGCAGCATCCACGGAAGAAATGACCCTCAAATACTGCGCCCAACACAACGACTGCCTCCTCGAGCAAAATAAACTCAAAACATCCATCCTGGATCAaagaaaacatcaaaacaGGCTTTTGAATAGAATAACTAGTCTTGAAAgagagaagcagcagaaacaagCCCAAATAACAGAGCTTGCCGATTTCATAAGCGGATGTTCCTGGCGACGTGACGACTTTACAAGGCAGCTGGAACACCGAGCCAGAATAACACACACAGCATACAGACTTGTCGATGAAAAACTAGCCGAGATCCAAGCACAATATCACACGATACAAAACGCCTACCGGGGTGGCCAGTTGGAGTTTGACGAGCGAGAGCAGGCCCATATCGTCGCGCTCGACCATAATGAACGCGACAACCGCCTGGGAAGAAGGATACAGGCGGGGTTTTGGCGTACGTTTAAGAACGGTTTGACGAGATTAGTTGACGCGGTAGACAGTGACTGCAAAAACCTACCGCTTACGCCGGCTGTATTGCAAGAGATAGAGCTTGCGAAGAAGAGGCTACAACCCGAGCTGGCGGCGGTTCGTGGACATTCAGAGTCTGGGAACGAGGCCATGTCCCAGCTTGAACGGGAGAAGCAGGCATGGGACACCGCTGAAAAGAAAATGTTGGATGGGATGAAAATGGAGGAGGACCACTCCGAGAACATATTAACCCATGTAGGGTCATCGAAAGACGGCATGGCCGCAAGGAACAGACACCGTACCAGGTTCGACGAATTTGATACTGTCAGGACTGGGGGAGCTGAAGTAAAGCCAGTTGATGTAAAAGAAGCTCGCCCACCCGGACGAGGACAGCCAAAAAAGACATTGGAACGGTTTTCAAAGCCCAGGGAACAGCGCGAACGTGAAAACTCGCTTCAGACAGAAGCGTGA
- a CDS encoding ankyrin repeat domain-containing protein (similar to Cordyceps militaris CM01 XP_006666939.1), which yields MEKSSNHASNTSTIKKLVGRLRGSSASAPNTPPREDDDAGHLSRPPSFRIHTPRMSRSPDSQCSSSTKKRRGKNGHKVRDAQQALELWNGAYDALRDDPSCTGLVIAYENIISQELPDRLKMGGLNSSFRGKTADQRLELLTAITSAGLEKRRGSKSSQADDVAKIILDAAREQVESVLPEYQAASVAWTGFCTLTPLLLDPIVNRDNFRTGLVHVVGRISWYMHLAQLLLTSSWESDQKFREQQSAVREKLVKLYRKVLELEMNCVCATASAWNTAAKNVVGWNTMDKLVTTLLDLDEQVVGIVKNHCAGRMQENILEQYRDLDTSSPRQSDSGVDAANRHPLQVTQVAG from the exons ATGGAGAAGTCCAGCAACCAcgccagcaacaccagcactATCAAGAAGCTAGTCGGGCGCCTTCGTGGAAGTAGTGCAAGCGCGCCGAACACTCCGCCAAgggaagacgacgatgcaGGCCATTTATCACGACCGCCATCCTTCCGAATCCATACGCCTCGAATGTCCAGGTCCCCCGACTCGCAATGCAGTTCGTCGACGAAGAAACGACGAGGCAAAAATGGCCATAAAGTACGAGACGCTCAACAGGCTTTGGAGTTGTGGAACGGCGCATACGACGCCTTGCGAGACGACCCTAGCTGCACCGGACTAGTTATTGCGTACGAGAACATCATATCACAGGAGCTGCCAGATCGCCTGAAAATGGGCGGCCTAAACTCGTCGTTCCGGGGCAAGACGGCCGACCAGAGGTTAGAATTACTGACAGCCATTACCTCGGCGGGGCTCGAGAAACGGAGAGGCTCCAAATCCAGTCAAGCCGacgatgttgccaagataATACTGGACGCTGCGAGGGAGCAGGTTGAATCGGTTCTTCCGGAATACCAGGCCGCATCAGTGGCATGGACGGGGTTTTGCACATTAACACCG CTCCTACTAGACCCGATAGTAAATCGGGACAATTTCAGAACCGGCCTGGTGCACGTCGTTGGTCGTATATCGTGGTACATGCATCTTGCACAGTTGCTCCTCACGAGCTCGTGGGAGTCGGACCAGAAGTTTCGAGAGCAGCAAAGCGCAGTCAGAGAGAAACTAGTCAAACTTTACCGAAAGGTACTGGAGCTTGAGATGAACTGCGTGTGCGCAACGGCGAGTGCCTGGAACACGGCGGCTAAAAACGTAGTTGGCTGGAATACGATGGATAAGTTGGTCACGACTCTTCTGGACCTTGACGAGCAAGTGGTGGGAATCGTCAAAAACCATTGTGCAGGAAGAATGCAGGAGAACATTTTGGAA